One Argentina anserina chromosome 6, drPotAnse1.1, whole genome shotgun sequence genomic window, GAAAGTCTCtacctcttcctcttcttgctCCAAATCTGCCCTATGAACCTCTCTTGTAATtaaaattatgatttttctGAGTTGAGCTTGACTCACCGCAGGCAACCaattcttctcctttttgaAGCTTAATTGAGTATGTAATGCTTTTTCAATCACCATCTCCGACTTCTTGTTCAACCTTTGTTCATAGGCCTGCAAGGAACTCATCAAATCATCCACCGTCATAGCAATGAGGTCTTGTGACTCCTTAATGACTGTGACCTTTCCTTCAAACCGTTTCGTCAAGATTTGAAGAATCTTCTCCACAATCTGAAGCTCTTTGATATCCTCCCCATTGGCTTTTCATTTGATTGACAATAGCCAATGTTCTTGCAAAGTATTCGGAGATGctctctttcttttccatCTAAAGAAGCTTGAACTGCCACCGTAGAGTCTGCAATCTCACCTTCTTCGCTTTATCTTGCCCTACATATGTATTAATCAGACAATCCCATACCTCCTCGCAGACTTACAGTATTGACTCCCATTGAGGCAATGTACACAATGTAATCagggttttttttcttaattttactTGGAAGCTTTTTTGGATAATCTGGTTAGtaaatatatatctaattGGATGAGAAGAGTTTATGAGCGAATTGGAAATTTTATAATTCCATACATGGCAAAGGtttgtatatatgtgtgtatatGCATCCATGTATGTCTATTTTATAGTCTTATAATCTTGTTACACGCTCTCATTATTAATAAAAATGACCCTATAGCAGCCCTTGTATGAATATATAAAGTTTTCCCAACCAGAAACGGCTGCATCACAACTGTTCAAAGTCAATATGTATCTCCCACTTGTTCCAAAAGCCTACAAAATATGAGTTTCCCACAAATTTTCCACACACgcaaatttattattttgagATCTGTACAACAATAATTGTATGTGAAACCCAGAAGCAAAAGCCAATGGCTGAGGTTCATGTGCCCTTTAACAACAGAATGTCTAAATATAGCAAAACCTCCCACATCAACTATCTTTTATCCAAACAAAACCAACGTCTTTCCATTACTTCTACAACCAAGACCGGAGCAagaggccaatatatatatatatatataatggcaTACAACCTGCGAAGGTCTGTACCACTGTTTTGTTGTGGAATTCCATTTTTACATAAAATCTATATGTATAGTTCATATCCAGAATGAAgtttcactatgaaattacagagtgaagttctaattttggcacattttttagtcaaattttttcaccataagcgattcaatatttagatatgttattcaatatcatctctacaaagtttcatctaattcaacaatggtttgagcttttaaaattgagaaatATATGAATGGTTCATGTTgaatattttttattcattaattaatttaatctaatttcaataccttaacggtgtccaaattagatgaaactttatagagatgattttgaataacatacctaaatattgaatcgcttatagtgaaaaaatttaacaaaaaaatgtaccaaaattagaacttcactctgtaatttcaaagtgaagtttcaatatatatatatacacacacaatatGCATTGCCAGATAAACAGTTCTCCATTTTCTATTCCTTCTGGTTATCTATATCGTCATTTTAAAGAACACCACTAGCAGCATGATCGACTGCATGAGATTAGACTTTGTATTAGAATGGAAATTAGGGTATCTGACAAATCAGGGGGCCGGGGAATTAGTGAAAACTTAAGGGTTTGAAGATCGATGTAGCAGCTCAAATAATATATTTCAATCCCCGTTCTCTTTTCTACGCTCTAATTTGATTGAACATATATGGTATTGTACGTAAGAGTCGATCCAACTGCCACCCGTTTGTCAGTACAATTCAGTCACGTACGTTTGGCAGCGTAGACATACGTACGGTTAGTTCAGATATCAGATATATACAGCGCGCATAAGAAGTACAAGATGACAGACTTGCAAGGctcaaaatcgaaaactcgTAAAAAAACCCACATCATTAGGACAATAATCATCCATtcatgatcatgatcatgatAATATTTTCGTAAAAGAATACAATAGTTGCATACGTACTCCTTGGAACAATCAAGTTAAATCTGATGAAGaggttgattaaaaaaaatctaataaagagaagggttttatatatgcaaaTATGGTAATTAATAGACCCACCTGgccaaaatcaagaaaaagaagaaacaagCATGTGCTAAGCAATGAGGTTAGGGGTTACTTTCAAAGGCACGCTTTGGGTTGAATCAAGGAGACAGGACCACTGACTAGGATTCACAATTCTTAAGGGAATGTCCCTTGTGTTGGTTAGTACAACAATTGCTTAAACAAATACTTAGCACAAATAAACATCTCCAAGAAAGCTGAGCCTCGAGTACATAAACATTCATGCAGATTTTTATCATATAGTTGCTGATCCTTAATTTTGTattcaaatgaagaaatttgatCGTGTGCAGCTACATTATTTCGTTTATTGCTACTTCCACTATGTACATATAGCATGACGATCAATCCCAGAACATGACACTAAATAGTGGAAACAGTAAAAGACGATCGATGGTAGTGGAAATAGAATTTTCCCGAAAGGAGGTCTTGGGTGGTGGGTGTATTGATGGCATGGAATGAGACCGGATTATAAATCAAGATGTAATGATGAAGAGAATGATTTGGGTCAAATTGGGTTTTCGGAGGTTAATCATTGTCGATAAAATGGTAATGATGATGGGAATGATTAAAGGTCTTTTGGGTTAGggcttctattttttttttcgtttttatcTTAGTTTTCGGGACTAATTTAGGGGTTGATGGATATTATGATTAGGATTAAGGAGGAGAGGGATATGGTGTGTTTGCATGGGGAAGGAAGGATTGAAAGAGAAAGCAAAACTTGCAGGAGCAAGACAATTACTCATGGAATCGATCTTTTGGCCCAAATTCTCTAAAGCCTTGACTTGTGACCTGAGGAACTTGAGGTAATTTGCAGCCTCATCGAGCATAGAAGCAGTGTCCATCTTGCTTCCACCAGGAACCAGCTTCTgcaaaaccctaattctctCGCTGATCCTCTCCCTCCTTTGCCTTGCAGCCACCGTCTGTGGATCAGACGAGATCTTCACATTCTTCCTCTTGGGCCGCTCGACCATCTCTATACCCAAGTTGACTGGCCTGAAAACCGCGGCGCGGTAAATCATCTCCTTCATCTGTGCGATGACCTCTGGATCAGGTTCTTGATCAGTGGAGGAAtctgatggtgatgatgaagtTGGCTGCTGAAAATTGATGTTGGTTGTGCTTGGAGTGCTGGACTTCTGATCTGATGATGACTTGATCTTCTTCGCCTTCGGTGGGTTTTCAGAGATGAGCCTAAACCCACCACCTTCTGCATTAGCAGTAGAAGAATCTGTGTGAAAAAGATCAAAGTGTTGACTATAGTTTTCTGCACAAAACTTCAGCTGATCGCTTTGGTCATCGCTGCGGCTTCTCTTGTTGAAACTTTGAGTTGCTTTGGTTGCTCTTGATGCATTGTTAGTGGTCTCGGACTCCCCCGATGAGACTCCAGTAGTAGCACTGCCTGTTCCGAAGTTCCATAAGTTTGATCTTCGACAATCTGGAAACATTGTAGAATTAATTGCATCATCTTGATTTATAGATGTAGTGTCTTCAGCAGTGTTGCTATTGGTTGCAGACAGCAAGCAATCCAGAGACTCAATGGAACATGTCGCTCTTGACGCCTGCCGAGCCTTGATATGATGATGTTCATCAGCCATGAAAGCACTGCTGATCAGAGAGTTCAGTGAATAAGGCGTAGTGATTGCAAAATGGGCTTGACGCAATTGCTCAGCGGCCAAACTTTTACCACCCCAATGTTGCTGAGCCATTTGAGTATTACTCGGAGGACTCGGGGTATTAGAATTCATCATCATGTGAGGTTCTTGGCCTTGTTGAAGTTGATGATCTTGGATTGGTATATTGAAGACACTGGAGCCAGAGTTATTGGACATCAATAAGCTCTCTTGATCAAGATCATGTTGATGATGGTTGCTCCATAGGGTGGCTGTGTTTGTGATAATGTGCGAGCTATCCCAAGCAAAACTATCCATTGATTATAAACCTTCAGAGTGAAAAGTACTCTTGAGATCAGAATGAGTACAAAATGATATAATAATTATTCCTGAATATATATCCACTATTTGCATGTTACTTCTCTAACAAATATATTAAGTATGCACATATATCATCTATCTGGCCGATGATAGCCAGCTAGAGAAATATTGAATTGGACTATAGGACATTAGATGACATACCAATTTCAGATCCAGCTGCCAACCAATAGCGATCACGAACAGCCAACCAAGACCAGAAAAACGGTTGATTTAGCACTACTGACTGCTATGCTCTTCCTTCTCAACAAATCAAATCTCAGCGGCTTCAGCTTTACACTTGTGTGCAATCCTGGCAATTCTAATAAGTGATGACAGCCGTCTTTAGTTCATCGATATCATGAAAACTGTTACCTGACGAAAACCACCAAGATCTAACGTCAGTTCAGGCAACTGTGTGTATCTGGATCGATAATGCACAAAGAAACTCTAAAatcttattaaaaaaaagtagttTCATAAGTTACTACGTCATGCTAAGTTTTCATGCCGAAGATAGTTGCTCCAAGGGAACGAGAAAATGagaggaaaaataaaaggATGATATAATTGAAGATGATGGCTTTCCCTACCTTAAGGAGAAGCTACAGAAATAGAGCACCAATAGATTGATACAGTGTTTTGTTAGTTGGTTGTGGCATGCTTAAATAGATAGGGAAGAAATGCAGATGCTCTAATTTTATATTCAAGCAATATCTTATATGTATACATTGGTAATAGTACTAGAACATCTATAAtctatgagagagagagagagagagagagagagagagaggtgataAAATACTATAGTTTCCAATTCAAAGAGTTGAAAGAAGTATATAAAAAACAAATGGGGTTTGGAAAAGATAAGGCTTTTGGTCAGTTTGGTGGGGATGTAAGAGTATATTTTTGCAGATGGGGAGCATGAGAAATCAGAGATGATCAGAAGGATTTTGAATATAATCTCAACTGATTCAATTATTTCTTtacttgttctttctttggtTTCTGCATTCTGTTTAGTGGGAAAGCTAGGTTCTGACCTCCTTTTGGTTGCTTATATGCTACATTTCCATGCGCACGGTAAAGTTTCAGTAAAAGTTAATTGCCGTTTAGAGTATTAGTGCAAGGTGTGAGGGCATCTTTTACAGTACCACTTCAAATTTGTTCGTAGATCTTTAGGACCATGTCTCTTTCTAAAAGAGTTTCATTAATCATAGATATAATCATAACCTCTAGCTTTTGCTGGCCTTTCTACTGCAGTACGCTTTCTCTTGGTGAAAAAATGTGAAGATATATGTGCATATGGTGTCACAACCAAGATAACCttctgttaaaaaaaaacaaattccaAGATAACCTAATGGATACCTGTTACAACCTTAGTGCCTGATATGCATGGGCATAATTTTGGATAGCGGCCCTTAATTGATATAACCCTCTTGGAGCACTTTAGCTAGCTATAGCATGAAAAGAATGGTAAAATGTTTGATAACTAATTGATTCTTTTTTATGAACAGAGGATTAGCCGAGACCCGGCTTATCGAAAGACTTCATGCGTTTAAGAGCTCAAAGATTCAACATGTACATATGCAaacttataccaatctcacaAGATCATGCAACTGGTCGAGCATACATATCCCTGATCGAAATGGAAGTTTACTGAATATTAGATTGTTGAGTGAAATGAACAATGTGACATAGTCAGAATAAATTTCATATCGATCTTGTTCATACAATGAGCTAGACATGAGCATATATTCAGAATAAGGCATGTTCTACTGATATTATCCAACAACTATTTGGAATGGCAAAAAAATACTTCATAGAAACCACACGTAACTTAATATACGCAACATTACATCTTATGGACTCAGAAATTACTCGGAAATACGGTCCCACgtacaaatcaaaaccacCCATTAGCGGATAATATTGTCCTACAATTACCTCTCCTGAAGAATATGCTAtaactaatatatatgttggaACACAGAAAATCAGGTAAGCAATAAGCTAGAAGGAATTCTGTGTTGGGCGTAAGAACCATATACTGGTAACATATATCTAATAAGTGCTTAGAACATGGCAATTGTTGGCAGGCAATTGCAAAGAGAGTCAGAGAGGAAGTGAAGATAGATGCAATAGAATTTTGTCTCATAACACCCTAAGTATGCAGTTAGTACCAGACTACTAGCTTGAACAGTATATACTTCATCTAGATACTTGTacgtgagagagagagagagagagagagagagagagagcagctGGTTTCTGAGTCGACCTACCCACACCCACATGCGTCCCATCATCATGTACAGCTCAATCCTGAATGGGTTGCCATGGTATACATTTCCCATTTGCAGTTGcttaatctctctctctctctctctctctctctctctctcatacattcatacattCGTAGATATATATTTGTCAACTGTCATGTTTTTCTTCACCTCTCCTCCGCAGATCATCGGTTGCGAATATTTAATTTGAAACATAAGATTGCTTGGGAGACATCATTGAAACCATACGAATAAGAGAGAATAAATATTGCTTACGCATGCAAATTGCGAATATATATTGCAGATTGGCTTGAATTATGCAACTACTTACTAAACCGTGCAGTAtaaaaatatgatatatataaacaaagaGAAGTGAGATGGGACTACCTCATTTAGTCTGCTATGATAGGCTGGAGACTTGGATCCAGTTGATCGAGCTCGGAGTATGTAGCAGCCTGCCGCCTTTGCAGATGTACACTGGAGTTTGGCCTAATAGTTTGAACTTATAACACTGTCAAAGCAAGACCGATGCGCAGCCAATAACTAACTCTTTAATTTGAAGTTTCAACAAACACACAGCCCAGTCGTCtgtgtatgtatgtatatatatgatcgatcacaaaGGACATAAGTCACATAACTATCTGTGCTTGAATATGCGATTgctgtatttctgtacgtattaCTACTGATGCAGATGTATTAGAAGCACCATCTGACCTCGTGGTCCTAATTCAAAATTAAACTTTGTCCGATAGGCATGTAGCGGAAGCCATTTCAACTTATTATGAGATGGCCGACCTTCTGCTTCTTAGTTTTTATCCATCTCGATCTCTGTATATACATTTTTATCAACAGATAAACTTCTGTGGTACAACACTATACACTGCAAATAGGAtcgagtttagagtttagagtttagacaCTTGATCTCCTTCCGCCCTCCCAGACCCGCAATGCACAATGCCGCAACGATATGAGAGGGCTCAAATCTCATCTTTGTGTGagtgtgggggggggggggggggggcgggATAATGCACACCTTTAGTACGTGTCCTTGCTCGCTTTGTTCTGGCATGTCATTGTCTCGCTGAGACATATTTTTGACATCTTGCCTTTTTTGAGACCTAGAACGACATAATTTCTAGAGGATTCTGCGATA contains:
- the LOC126800788 gene encoding transcription factor bHLH87: MDSFAWDSSHIITNTATLWSNHHQHDLDQESLLMSNNSGSSVFNIPIQDHQLQQGQEPHMMMNSNTPSPPSNTQMAQQHWGGKSLAAEQLRQAHFAITTPYSLNSLISSAFMADEHHHIKARQASRATCSIESLDCLLSATNSNTAEDTTSINQDDAINSTMFPDCRRSNLWNFGTGSATTGVSSGESETTNNASRATKATQSFNKRSRSDDQSDQLKFCAENYSQHFDLFHTDSSTANAEGGGFRLISENPPKAKKIKSSSDQKSSTPSTTNINFQQPTSSSPSDSSTDQEPDPEVIAQMKEMIYRAAVFRPVNLGIEMVERPKRKNVKISSDPQTVAARQRRERISERIRVLQKLVPGGSKMDTASMLDEAANYLKFLRSQVKALENLGQKIDSMSNCLAPASFAFSFNPSFPMQTHHIPLLLNPNHNIHQPLN